One genomic segment of Candidatus Krumholzibacteriia bacterium includes these proteins:
- a CDS encoding efflux RND transporter periplasmic adaptor subunit, with protein sequence MSHGQSTTPENNEAMQRRLASLRMDPEARASRSQRRALVVAGGAAAAAAVLVALALGLGVRLPQFARRVQTARVQAVTSAEAAAVLTAAGYTYARRKASVGARIVGRILELKVDEGDTVVAGAVIARLDSRDLEAAVRENEARLAEVQANLADAKRENERQRALFDRGVVPEETRDAAATRLDMAAAQVGTAEAALASARARLDDATIRSPLDGVVIERNAELGEMVAPGGFTTQQSTGAIVRIADPASLEVEADINESYIARLRLEQPALVQVDAVPDRVYHGSLRQIVPTGDRQKAVVQVKVSIDDRDRRLVPDMGCKVTFLEESAPATATPGAPTVLVPGAAVGRDGAAAHVFVLRDGKVQKTPIVLGEARGDAWVVQSGLRGGETVVVGRLDGLADGQRVRAD encoded by the coding sequence GTGTCCCACGGACAATCGACGACACCGGAGAACAACGAGGCCATGCAGAGGCGTCTGGCGTCGCTGCGCATGGACCCGGAGGCGCGGGCCAGCCGGTCGCAGCGGCGGGCTCTCGTCGTTGCCGGTGGCGCGGCGGCAGCGGCCGCCGTGCTCGTCGCCCTGGCTCTCGGTCTCGGCGTGCGGCTGCCACAATTCGCTCGCCGCGTCCAGACAGCGCGCGTGCAGGCGGTGACCTCGGCCGAGGCCGCCGCCGTCCTCACCGCCGCGGGTTACACCTACGCGCGCCGCAAGGCGAGCGTCGGCGCCAGGATCGTCGGCCGCATCCTGGAATTGAAGGTGGACGAAGGCGACACCGTGGTGGCCGGTGCAGTCATCGCCCGGCTCGACAGCCGCGACCTCGAAGCGGCAGTGCGGGAGAACGAGGCCCGCCTCGCCGAAGTGCAGGCGAATCTGGCGGACGCCAAGCGGGAGAACGAACGGCAGCGCGCGCTCTTCGACCGCGGCGTGGTTCCGGAGGAAACGCGGGACGCTGCCGCGACGCGGCTCGACATGGCGGCGGCGCAGGTCGGCACCGCGGAGGCGGCGCTGGCGTCGGCGCGGGCTCGGCTCGACGATGCCACCATCCGCTCTCCCCTCGACGGCGTCGTCATCGAGAGGAACGCCGAGCTGGGCGAGATGGTGGCGCCCGGAGGTTTCACCACCCAGCAGAGCACCGGGGCCATCGTCCGCATCGCCGATCCCGCTTCTCTCGAGGTGGAGGCCGACATCAACGAGAGCTACATCGCCAGGCTGCGGCTCGAGCAGCCGGCGCTGGTCCAGGTGGATGCCGTGCCCGATCGCGTCTATCACGGCAGCCTGCGCCAGATCGTCCCCACCGGGGACCGGCAGAAGGCAGTCGTCCAAGTGAAGGTGAGCATCGACGATCGCGACCGCCGGCTGGTGCCGGACATGGGATGCAAGGTCACCTTCCTGGAAGAGAGCGCCCCGGCAACAGCCACGCCGGGGGCGCCCACCGTGCTCGTGCCCGGCGCCGCCGTGGGTCGCGACGGCGCGGCCGCCCATGTCTTCGTGCTCCGCGATGGCAAGGTGCAGAAGACGCCCATCGTCCTCGGTGAAGCGCGCGGCGATGCCTGGGTCGTACAATCGGGACTCCGCGGCGGCGAGACCGTCGTCGTGGGCCGGCTCGACGGGCTCGCCGACGGCCAGCGCGTCCGTGCCGATTGA
- a CDS encoding ABC transporter ATP-binding protein: MGHLVEIQGVSKSYRRDRFEIPVLQNLDLSVAAGQFIALLGPSGSGKSTLLNLLAGIDRPSSGRILVQGEDIAGLSESALAPWRQRHVGFVFQFYNLIPVFTAYENVELPLKLFRLDKSKRREKVENALALVGLDERMDHYPRQLSGGQEQRVAIARALVTDPTLLLADEPTGDLDARSAAEVLDLLGLLNREHKKTIVMVTHDMRAAERATHLYHLDKGTLTPWERPAPAA, from the coding sequence GTGGGACACCTCGTCGAAATCCAGGGAGTGAGCAAGAGCTACCGGCGCGATCGCTTCGAGATCCCGGTGCTGCAGAACCTCGACCTGAGTGTGGCGGCGGGACAGTTCATCGCGCTGCTCGGCCCCTCGGGCTCGGGCAAGAGCACGCTGCTCAACCTGCTCGCCGGCATCGACCGGCCGTCGTCAGGGCGCATCTTGGTGCAAGGGGAAGACATCGCCGGCTTGAGCGAGAGCGCATTGGCGCCGTGGCGGCAGCGCCACGTGGGTTTCGTCTTCCAGTTCTACAACCTGATCCCGGTGTTCACCGCCTACGAGAACGTGGAGCTGCCACTCAAGCTCTTCCGTCTCGACAAGAGCAAGCGGCGCGAGAAGGTGGAGAATGCGCTGGCCCTCGTCGGCCTCGACGAGCGCATGGATCACTATCCACGCCAGCTCTCGGGCGGCCAGGAGCAACGCGTCGCCATCGCGCGCGCTCTGGTCACCGACCCGACGCTCCTGCTCGCCGACGAGCCCACCGGGGATCTCGACGCCCGTAGCGCCGCCGAGGTTCTCGACCTCCTGGGTCTGCTGAATCGCGAGCACAAGAAGACCATCGTCATGGTGACCCACGACATGCGTGCCGCCGAGCGCGCCACGCACCTCTACCATCTCGACAAGGGGACGCTCACGCCCTGGGAGCGCCCGGCACCGGCGGCCTGA
- a CDS encoding FtsX-like permease family protein, whose protein sequence is MGKLVWRNLLRNKRRTLLTIGSVGVALLLLSLLLSVLAAMGRAEGSADNRLVVRHAISLTFDLPEAYWQQLKMLQHVQASTTLDWFGGTYKDDRPQNFFAQFACDPETFRSVWPEYQFDAQQYETFASERTAFVAGAALAAKHGWKIGDRIVLKGTIYPTDLELVLRGTYTEPNAPAAEKQILFHRKYLQESLGNPGTVGTFWLRLDSPESVPSVVQAAEAMFENSSARVRAETEKAFSLSFLEMLGNVRVLFGAIGLAVVVSILFMVGNTLAMAARERTREVAILKTLGCRAHQLVGAVVGESLAIGLVGAFLGLLLAVALLATVGRRMEEFFPVFGTLRLTLGVCLLVPLVGIGIGVIAGWFPAFEAVRLRIVDGLRRPT, encoded by the coding sequence GTGGGCAAGCTCGTCTGGCGGAATCTGCTGCGGAACAAGCGGCGCACGCTGCTCACCATCGGCAGCGTCGGCGTGGCGCTGCTTCTGCTCTCGCTCTTGCTTTCCGTTCTCGCTGCCATGGGGCGCGCCGAAGGCTCCGCCGACAACCGGCTGGTGGTGCGGCACGCCATCTCTCTCACTTTCGACCTGCCCGAAGCCTACTGGCAGCAGCTCAAGATGCTGCAGCACGTGCAGGCGAGCACGACCCTCGACTGGTTCGGCGGCACTTACAAGGACGACCGGCCACAGAACTTCTTCGCCCAGTTCGCCTGCGATCCCGAGACCTTCCGCAGCGTCTGGCCGGAGTATCAGTTCGACGCGCAGCAGTACGAGACTTTCGCCTCGGAGCGCACTGCGTTCGTCGCCGGCGCGGCGCTGGCGGCGAAGCATGGTTGGAAGATCGGGGACCGCATCGTCCTCAAGGGCACGATCTATCCCACCGATCTGGAGCTCGTCCTCCGCGGCACCTACACCGAGCCCAACGCGCCGGCGGCGGAGAAGCAGATCCTCTTCCACCGCAAGTACCTGCAGGAGTCGCTGGGGAACCCGGGCACGGTGGGCACCTTCTGGCTCCGCCTCGACTCGCCCGAGAGCGTGCCGTCGGTGGTGCAAGCGGCCGAGGCCATGTTCGAGAACTCGTCGGCGCGGGTGCGCGCTGAGACCGAGAAGGCATTCTCGCTTTCCTTCCTCGAGATGCTCGGCAACGTCCGGGTCCTCTTCGGTGCCATCGGCCTCGCTGTCGTCGTTTCCATCCTCTTCATGGTGGGGAACACCCTGGCCATGGCGGCCCGGGAGCGCACGCGCGAGGTGGCCATCCTCAAGACCCTGGGTTGCCGGGCCCACCAGCTGGTGGGGGCGGTCGTCGGTGAGTCCCTGGCCATCGGGCTTGTAGGAGCGTTCCTCGGGCTCCTGCTGGCGGTGGCGTTGCTCGCCACCGTTGGTCGTAGGATGGAAGAATTCTTCCCCGTCTTCGGCACGCTTCGCCTCACCCTCGGTGTCTGTCTGCTCGTGCCGCTCGTCGGCATCGGCATCGGTGTCATCGCCGGCTGGTTCCCGGCCTTCGAGGCGGTGCGCCTGCGCATCGTCGATGGTTTGCGGAGGCCGACATGA
- a CDS encoding FtsX-like permease family protein produces MKLPFKYNAKSLFVRRGNTLMTVGSIALVVLVYIGVLGMAAGLSNSLRQSGDALNVIVLREGARSETESAFDRERQRLVESLPGAATGSDGAPLVSSELVTLQIFPRADGKESNVALRGMGVQGPALRAGFRLVQGTMFHPGVGEVIVGDRLAQRFPGLAMGEEVNFGRLRFRVVGTFRTGGSFDSEVWGAMEDFGNAFRREDVSAVLLRAATPEGADALIARVQGEQRLRLQAKRETEYYADQTTATATQFIALGTALAVLMALGACFAAANTMYAHVAARAQEIGTLRALGFRRRNILGAFLTEAALLGLVAGAAGVLLALPLNGLTTGTTNFVTFSELSFTLRTTPSVLAIGVLLALATAVLGGFPPALAAARRPITALLRESG; encoded by the coding sequence ATGAAGCTGCCCTTCAAGTACAACGCCAAGAGCCTTTTCGTGCGGCGGGGCAACACTCTGATGACGGTGGGGTCCATCGCCCTCGTGGTCCTCGTTTACATCGGTGTCCTGGGCATGGCCGCCGGACTGTCCAACTCGCTGCGCCAGAGCGGTGACGCGCTCAACGTCATCGTGCTGCGCGAAGGTGCCCGCAGTGAAACCGAGAGCGCCTTCGACCGCGAGCGGCAGCGGCTGGTGGAGAGTCTGCCCGGCGCCGCCACCGGCAGCGACGGGGCGCCGCTCGTTTCCAGCGAGCTCGTCACCTTGCAGATCTTCCCGCGCGCCGACGGCAAGGAGAGCAACGTGGCGCTGCGCGGGATGGGCGTGCAAGGTCCGGCGCTGCGCGCGGGTTTCCGACTCGTGCAAGGCACGATGTTCCACCCCGGTGTCGGCGAGGTGATCGTCGGCGACCGTTTGGCGCAGCGCTTCCCTGGCCTGGCGATGGGGGAGGAGGTCAACTTCGGCAGGCTCCGCTTCCGGGTGGTGGGGACATTCCGCACCGGCGGCAGCTTCGATTCCGAGGTTTGGGGGGCGATGGAGGACTTCGGCAACGCCTTCCGGCGCGAGGATGTGTCGGCGGTGTTGCTCCGCGCCGCCACGCCCGAGGGGGCGGATGCGCTCATCGCCCGGGTGCAAGGCGAGCAGCGCTTGCGCCTGCAGGCGAAGCGCGAAACCGAGTACTACGCCGACCAGACCACCGCGACGGCGACACAGTTCATTGCTCTCGGCACCGCGCTCGCCGTGCTGATGGCGCTCGGGGCCTGCTTCGCGGCGGCGAACACCATGTACGCCCACGTGGCGGCCCGGGCGCAGGAGATCGGCACGCTCCGCGCCCTCGGCTTCCGGCGCCGCAACATCCTCGGTGCCTTCCTCACCGAGGCGGCGCTGCTCGGTCTAGTGGCCGGCGCCGCCGGCGTGTTGTTGGCACTGCCGCTCAACGGTCTCACCACCGGCACCACGAACTTCGTCACCTTCAGCGAGCTCTCCTTCACCCTGCGCACGACGCCCTCGGTGCTCGCCATCGGCGTCCTGTTGGCTCTCGCCACCGCCGTGCTCGGTGGCTTCCCGCCGGCTCTGGCCGCAGCGCGCCGGCCCATCACGGCATTGCTCCGGGAAAGTGGCTGA